One Portunus trituberculatus isolate SZX2019 chromosome 43, ASM1759143v1, whole genome shotgun sequence DNA segment encodes these proteins:
- the LOC123518179 gene encoding uncharacterized protein LOC123518179, producing MTVLRHSTNPAFITTVLGHLKVSTLEEAELRLEQHLWSILHKHLQVELPPDVAEELATLPLLPHSSPSRTCTTRERSNHEDGTCPTDLLPAPEDCSQLLTSLPLGGELFGSATNSSQGHCEPQGEDSNLLQFDLALVAASEPISQGHELSLEGRAAENHVQSDIERLCGQVLSNSAREEPEGHHPLECSRLDGSAAEYHVQTDIERLCNQVWSNSAQEDLVEGHSTLCNSPVTSPRQPEAMAIHSPPGPSPDCHEEVFERSQDQKTEIEKQEPHQLDGENDSSPAAAKNKILKVMQLLSGTIEEGEDLASQNKRIEEALENLSYSLALDTQTQPYSLTPSSLTQSSIDIHPKEVTDNDQEKNVGAEPVKNQILEALALLSSTLSLPVSLQTWSQTPPSSSSQGSPSRQLLSGLSQECRTEHEPPRLQESDTLISVVNREVLDIERVAPRVDQRPLNDTACMVPNPTPALRVRRDLWSGEQTTVTSETRHVSGCHSSSQGKGDDGDEPQANAWPWPLASGSGEESWSIVVPDANPRSLFCNEVERDKRSAINLHEERVRVEEASQPFLAESSTWDILLSNNDGDTEYASSVWNTEISETSEVAQPNLALEAGPSRLSIVQREKHLSSQPSLPPTSSHAVPQVTQKRKRNKSLDKSLCRPPTKRMRVPKPKAAVRLCHEPAATSSRRKAPAAHQGGGGGCLSTTNAEHSQK from the exons ATGACTGTGTTGCGCCATTCTACCAACCccgccttcatcaccaccgTTCTGGGACACCTCAAG GTGTCCACGCTGGAGGAGGCGGAGCTGCGTCTGGAACAGCATCTTTGGTCCATCCTCCACAAGCATTTACAAGTTGAACTCCCTCCCGATGTGGCCGAGGAGCTTGCCACCCTGccactccttcctcactcctcgCCTTCGCGTACCTGCACCACCAGGGAAAGGAGTAATCATGAGGATGGAACTTGCCCCACAGACTTGCTTCCTGCACCTGAGGACTGTAGTCagctcctcacctccctcccgtTGGGTGGGGAGTTGTTTGGCTCCGCCACAAATTCTTCTCAGGGACACTGCGAGCCTCAAGGGGAGGATTCTAATCTATTACAGTTTGATCTTGCTTTGGTGGCGGCATCCGAACCTATCTCTCAGGGACATGAACTTAGCTTAGAAGGGAGGGCAGCTGAAAATCATGTTCAAAGTGACATTGAAAGACTGTGTGGCCAGGTGTTGTCCAACAGTGCACGTGAGGAACCTGAAGGACATCATCCCTTGGAATGTAGCAGACTAGATGGCAGTGCAGCTGAATATCATGTTCAAACTGACATCGAGAGACTGTGCAATCAGGTGTGGTCAAACAGTGCACAGGAAGATCTCGTAGAGGGTCATTCTACACTGTGTAACTCTCCAGTGACTTCTCCCAGGCAACCTGAGGCCATGGCTATTCACTCACCACCTGGCCCATCACCTGACTGTCATGAAGAAGTCTTCGAGAGGTCTCAGGATCAGAAGACCGAGATAGAAAAACAGGAACCTCATCAGTTAGATGGAGAGAACGACAGCAGTCCTGCCGCTGCCAAGAACAAGATCTTGAAGGTAATGCAGCTTCTCTCTGGGACCatcgaggagggagaggatttAGCATCTCAAAATAAGAGAATCGAAGAAGCACTAGAAAACTTATCTTATTCCTTAGCCTTAGACACCCAAACGCAGCCTTACTCTCTGACACCATCGTCCTTAACTCAGAGCTCCATTGACATCCACCCTAAAGAAGTGACGGATAATGACCAGGAAAAGAATGTCGGAGCTGAGCCTGTCAAGAACCAGATCCTGGAAGCGCTTGCTTTGCTTTCAAGCACTCTGTCTTTGCCTGTTTCACTCCAGACCTGGTCTCAGACaccgccatcctcctcctctcagggcTCACCCTCCCGTCAACTTCTCTCTGGACTTTCGCAGGAATGCAGGACGGAGCACGAACCTCCCCGTTTACAAGAATCTGATACTCTGATATCAGTAGTTAATAGAGAAGTTCTAGACATCGAGAGAGTGGCGCCTCGGGTTGACCAACGCCCGCTAAATGACACAGCCTGCATGGTCCCCAACCCCACACCAGCTCTCAGAGTCAGACGCGATCTGTGGTCTGGCGAACAGACCACCGTGACAAGTGAGACGAGACATGTCTCTGGCTGTCATAGTTCTTCCCAAGGTAAGGGAGATGATGGAGATGAACCTCAGGCCAACGCATGGCCATGGCCATTAGCCAGCGGTAGCGGTGAAGAGAGCTGGTCCATCGTAGTTCCTGATGCTAACCCTCGGAGTTTGTTTTGTAATGAAGTagaaagagacaagaggagTGCCATCAACCTTCATGAAGAGAGAGTCAGGGTTGAAGAGGCTAGTCAGCCGTTCCTTGCGGAAAGTAGCACGTGGGACATCCTGCTCAGCAATAATGACGGAGACACTGAATATGCATCATCCGTCTGGAACACTGAGATTTCTGAAACGTCCGAGGTGGCACAGCCCAATCTAGCACTCGAGGCAGGGCCCAGCAGGCTCTCCATCGTCCAGCGAGAGAAGCACCTCTCCTCACAGCCATCGCTGCCACCTACGTCCAGTCACGCCGTGCCCCAGGTtacacagaaaaggaaaagaaacaagtctTTGGATAAAAGTCTTTGCCGACCTCCGACCAAAAGAATGCGTGTCCCGAAGCCCAAGGCAGCAGTCAGACTCTGCCACGAGCCGGCCGCTACGTCTTCCCGGAGGAAGGCGCCAGCGGcccaccaaggaggaggaggtggctgcCTTTCCACTACCAACGCAGAGCACAGCCAGAAATAA